Proteins encoded together in one Desulfovibrio sp. UCD-KL4C window:
- a CDS encoding ABC transporter substrate-binding protein — MRKISIMVAIVLAMALCASSSFADKLQEVKARGVLICGVKDAVVPFGYIDANSKHLVGMDIDVCNYIAKQLGVKTEFKPVTSATRIPMLVQGSIDLAAATMTHKIARDDTIDFSITYFMDGQKLLVKKGSGIKSVADLKGQKVGTAKGSTSEQNILRAQPAAKVLSFEGYPQAFLALKQGKVKAVTTDSTILLGLKNSDPNPAGWEIVGDFISPEPYGLGLPENESNFRDAVNVALIEMWKSGDYQKIYNKWFGPDTKYALPLTWQMELWP, encoded by the coding sequence ATGAGAAAAATTTCAATCATGGTAGCCATTGTTTTGGCTATGGCCCTTTGTGCTTCCAGTTCTTTTGCAGATAAATTGCAGGAAGTTAAAGCTCGCGGAGTGCTTATCTGCGGTGTTAAGGATGCTGTTGTTCCTTTTGGTTACATTGATGCTAACTCAAAACATCTTGTCGGTATGGATATTGATGTATGTAACTATATTGCGAAACAGCTTGGTGTTAAAACAGAGTTCAAGCCAGTAACTTCTGCAACTCGTATTCCTATGCTTGTGCAGGGTTCAATTGACCTTGCTGCAGCAACCATGACTCATAAGATTGCCCGTGACGATACCATTGACTTCAGTATCACTTATTTCATGGACGGCCAGAAACTTCTCGTTAAAAAGGGTTCCGGTATAAAATCGGTTGCGGACCTTAAAGGCCAGAAAGTCGGTACTGCTAAAGGGTCCACATCAGAACAGAATATTCTAAGAGCTCAGCCTGCAGCAAAGGTTCTTTCTTTTGAAGGTTATCCTCAGGCATTTCTTGCACTTAAACAGGGTAAGGTTAAGGCTGTAACTACTGACTCAACTATTCTCCTCGGTCTCAAAAACTCTGATCCAAATCCAGCAGGTTGGGAAATCGTCGGTGATTTCATTTCCCCAGAGCCTTACGGTTTAGGTCTTCCAGAAAATGAATCTAATTTCCGTGACGCTGTTAACGTTGCTCTCATCGAAATGTGGAAAAGCGGTGACTACCAGAAGATCTATAACAAATGGTTCGGACCTGATACCAAATACGCTTTGCCTTTGACTTGGCAGATGGAACTTTGGCCTTAG
- a CDS encoding amino acid ABC transporter permease gives MQWDVVWNNFDYFLWGAFPDGPLGGLAVSIILAVFGIFGAFWIGLAAGLMRLSRNKLVKYLAVVYIEVIRGVPLLMLIFWFYFLAPVLLGTSLPEFYCALVAFIVFTGAYIAEIVKAGVVALPSGQMEAARGTGLSHYQAMRFIILPQALRNMIPSFVNQFVSLTKDTSLAYIIGVNELTRTATQVNNRTLSAPTEIFITIAILYFIVCYVLTYVSRRMEKHLARYQARDR, from the coding sequence GTGCAATGGGATGTAGTTTGGAATAACTTTGATTATTTTTTGTGGGGCGCATTTCCCGATGGACCTCTCGGCGGATTGGCGGTCAGCATTATCCTTGCTGTGTTCGGTATATTCGGAGCATTCTGGATAGGACTTGCTGCCGGGTTGATGCGACTTTCCCGTAATAAGCTAGTTAAATATCTCGCGGTGGTTTATATTGAAGTTATTCGCGGTGTGCCTTTGCTTATGCTTATTTTCTGGTTCTATTTCTTGGCTCCTGTCCTTTTGGGGACATCTTTACCTGAATTTTATTGTGCCCTTGTCGCGTTTATTGTTTTTACCGGTGCGTATATCGCAGAAATTGTCAAAGCTGGGGTTGTCGCTTTACCAAGTGGGCAGATGGAAGCCGCAAGAGGCACAGGGCTTTCACATTATCAGGCAATGCGTTTTATTATACTTCCGCAGGCCCTTAGAAACATGATTCCTTCATTTGTTAATCAGTTTGTTTCACTTACAAAAGATACTTCACTTGCATATATTATCGGGGTTAACGAACTTACCCGTACTGCAACTCAGGTAAATAACAGAACTCTCTCTGCTCCTACAGAAATTTTTATTACTATTGCAATTCTTTATTTTATCGTTTGCTATGTTTTAACTTATGTAAGTCGCAGAATGGAAAAGCATCTTGCCCGCTATCAGGCTCGTGATCGCTAA
- a CDS encoding amino acid ABC transporter permease, with amino-acid sequence MNYQFDWGLVLTGQYGQWILDGVKVTLQISAVSIGFTMILGTIIAVMRMSKFKPFEWFSFAFVEFFRNTPLLIQIFFWYFGSYSILPDAWNTWLYDHDFEFAAGVISLTFYTSAFIAEEIRAGINSIPKNQLEASRATGLSFMQAYRFVILPQAFRIIIPPLISQSLNLIKNSSLVMTIGVMDLTYMARQIQSYSFHGFEAFTVATLIYLAISLIVSFSINMYNKHYLIQIKY; translated from the coding sequence TTGAACTATCAGTTTGATTGGGGTCTGGTTTTAACTGGGCAATACGGACAATGGATTCTTGACGGAGTAAAAGTTACTCTTCAGATTTCTGCTGTATCTATCGGTTTTACAATGATCCTCGGTACCATTATTGCCGTAATGCGCATGTCAAAGTTTAAACCTTTTGAATGGTTTAGCTTTGCATTTGTTGAATTTTTTAGAAATACACCTCTACTGATTCAAATCTTTTTCTGGTATTTCGGGTCATATTCCATATTGCCTGATGCGTGGAATACTTGGTTGTATGATCATGATTTTGAGTTTGCGGCAGGGGTTATTTCTCTTACGTTTTATACCTCCGCATTCATTGCTGAAGAGATTAGAGCGGGAATTAATTCAATTCCTAAGAATCAGCTTGAAGCTTCCAGAGCAACAGGTCTTTCTTTCATGCAGGCTTACAGGTTTGTAATTCTTCCTCAAGCATTTAGAATTATCATTCCACCGCTTATTTCACAGTCTCTCAACCTGATTAAGAACTCTTCGCTGGTAATGACCATCGGGGTTATGGATCTTACCTATATGGCGCGGCAGATTCAGTCATATTCCTTTCATGGATTTGAAGCATTTACGGTAGCAACATTAATCTACCTTGCCATTTCGCTGATCGTGTCGTTTTCAATTAACATGTATAATAAGCATTATCTGATTCAAATTAAATATTAG
- a CDS encoding amino acid ABC transporter ATP-binding protein yields MSMIEIKNLHKWYGDFHVLKGINDHVDKGEVLVICGPSGSGKSTFIRCINRLEDYQKGSIIFDGKDILEKSVNINELRAEIGIVFQQFNLYPHLTVLKNVTLAPQKVRNTPREEAEETALKLLERVGIHDQAHKYPAELSGGQQQRVAIARALAMKPKVMLFDEPTSALDPEMINEVLNVMKDLAREGMTMLCVTHEMGFAREVADRVVFMDGGEVIEQAPPEEFFKNPQHDRAKLFLKEIL; encoded by the coding sequence ATGTCGATGATTGAAATTAAGAATCTTCACAAATGGTATGGTGATTTCCACGTTCTTAAAGGTATTAATGATCATGTGGATAAAGGTGAAGTTCTTGTAATCTGCGGACCTAGCGGGTCCGGAAAAAGTACTTTTATTCGCTGCATAAACAGGCTTGAAGATTATCAAAAAGGGTCCATTATTTTTGATGGAAAAGATATTCTGGAGAAGAGTGTTAATATAAATGAATTGCGTGCTGAAATCGGTATAGTCTTCCAGCAATTCAATCTTTATCCCCACCTTACAGTATTGAAAAATGTTACGCTTGCTCCTCAGAAAGTTCGCAATACTCCGCGCGAGGAAGCTGAAGAGACTGCTCTTAAGTTGCTTGAAAGAGTAGGTATTCATGATCAGGCTCATAAATATCCCGCAGAATTGTCCGGCGGACAGCAGCAACGTGTCGCTATCGCCAGAGCTTTGGCAATGAAGCCGAAAGTGATGCTTTTCGATGAACCCACATCTGCGCTTGATCCAGAAATGATTAATGAAGTTTTAAACGTTATGAAAGACTTGGCCCGCGAAGGAATGACCATGCTTTGCGTTACGCATGAAATGGGATTTGCCCGCGAAGTTGCCGATCGAGTTGTCTTTATGGATGGCGGTGAAGTTATCGAGCAGGCTCCTCCAGAGGAGTTTTTCAAGAATCCGCAACATGACAGAGCTAAGCTGTTTTTGAAGGAGATATTGTAG
- a CDS encoding CidA/LrgA family protein, translating to MTTRTTNTLSIFGKGMQTTFQVGIIILLWWLCQLTTQSLNIKIPGSILGLLILISLLLSGWIPVRLVSRGAGFLLDHLLLFFVPAAMTLLNHPEFLGWVGAKILVVVIFGVALVMIGTSMAVEWHILMRSRHAR from the coding sequence ATGACAACTCGAACAACAAATACTCTTTCGATTTTTGGCAAGGGTATGCAAACAACTTTTCAAGTCGGCATAATAATTCTTTTATGGTGGCTTTGCCAATTAACAACTCAATCATTAAATATTAAAATCCCAGGAAGCATATTAGGTCTATTGATATTGATAAGTTTGCTTTTATCTGGATGGATACCGGTTCGGTTAGTATCCCGCGGTGCAGGATTTCTCTTAGATCATTTATTACTTTTTTTTGTTCCAGCAGCAATGACACTGCTGAATCATCCAGAATTTCTGGGATGGGTAGGTGCGAAAATTCTTGTGGTTGTAATTTTTGGTGTAGCGTTGGTCATGATCGGAACTTCCATGGCTGTAGAATGGCATATACTTATGAGGTCGCGCCATGCACGCTGA
- a CDS encoding LysR family transcriptional regulator, with the protein MELRNLRTMVEVARQGGFSQAARVLFSTQSTVSKAVKNLEDELGEALFTRLSGGARLTEAGELVYARAVAMLAEAEHIQSELTELRGLLTGKLRLGLPIFGSAKLFAPLFTIFRSRYPGVEIELLEQGSAHLEAAILAGEVELAVSLLPVSESFEWQAVHDAPLMALLWADHPLRRRRNIKLAELSTSPFILFEHGFILNERIEEACRKRGFVPHASARSSQMDFIVALAAAGLGVPLVPQVMVEERKLSPLKAVCVNEPDLRWKAALIWRKEAKLSPAARAWLALTREKFPI; encoded by the coding sequence ATGGAATTACGCAATCTCAGAACTATGGTGGAAGTGGCTAGACAAGGTGGTTTTTCTCAAGCTGCCAGAGTTCTTTTTTCTACTCAGTCCACTGTAAGCAAAGCTGTAAAGAATCTTGAAGATGAACTAGGTGAAGCCCTTTTTACACGCTTGAGCGGCGGGGCTAGGCTTACCGAAGCTGGGGAGCTTGTATATGCCAGAGCTGTGGCAATGCTTGCCGAGGCTGAGCATATTCAGTCAGAATTGACAGAACTCCGAGGATTGTTAACTGGAAAATTGCGCTTAGGACTCCCAATATTTGGCAGCGCAAAACTTTTTGCCCCCTTGTTCACTATCTTTCGTAGTCGCTATCCCGGGGTGGAAATTGAACTTTTGGAGCAGGGGAGTGCACATCTTGAGGCCGCAATTCTGGCTGGAGAAGTGGAACTTGCGGTGTCGCTACTTCCAGTGTCTGAATCGTTTGAATGGCAGGCGGTGCATGATGCTCCTCTAATGGCTCTTTTGTGGGCTGATCATCCATTGCGCCGTCGGAGAAATATTAAGCTTGCTGAACTTTCCACGTCACCTTTCATCCTCTTCGAACATGGATTCATTCTAAATGAGCGTATTGAGGAGGCATGCAGAAAACGTGGATTTGTTCCACATGCCTCAGCCCGTAGCAGTCAAATGGATTTTATTGTTGCTTTGGCGGCAGCAGGACTCGGCGTTCCTCTTGTGCCGCAAGTTATGGTTGAGGAAAGAAAACTCAGTCCGCTAAAGGCTGTTTGCGTTAACGAACCAGACTTGCGCTGGAAAGCAGCGTTAATCTGGCGTAAAGAAGCCAAACT
- a CDS encoding LrgB family protein, which translates to MHADMIAFFWITATCFCYLFARIVHGRVGAWWTSPLLVSCAVCLILALSLHTSYRDYMQGGKWLLMLLGPATVAFALPIYEQRALLRKHWSTLLFGVAFGCILAIGGTWLMSGWLGLSHGLRLSMLPRSFTTPFAMVFAKDVGGSPNLAAVCVIATGILGASLGGILLRILPLQSSFARGAMLGMGAHGAGVAKAREFGKEEEAVAGLVMVLAGVTCALIGLVVTMLGI; encoded by the coding sequence ATGCACGCTGATATGATTGCATTTTTTTGGATAACAGCCACTTGCTTTTGTTATCTGTTCGCACGGATAGTGCATGGACGAGTTGGAGCGTGGTGGACATCGCCATTACTTGTTTCCTGTGCTGTCTGCCTGATTCTGGCTTTATCCCTACACACCAGTTACCGTGACTATATGCAAGGCGGAAAATGGTTACTCATGCTACTCGGTCCGGCCACCGTGGCTTTTGCCCTACCAATTTACGAACAACGGGCTTTACTTCGAAAACATTGGTCTACATTACTTTTTGGGGTAGCATTCGGATGTATTCTAGCTATCGGCGGTACATGGCTGATGTCTGGCTGGTTAGGATTATCACATGGACTACGACTATCTATGCTACCACGATCGTTCACAACCCCATTCGCTATGGTTTTTGCTAAAGATGTAGGAGGTTCACCGAATCTGGCTGCAGTTTGTGTTATTGCTACCGGGATTCTCGGAGCATCACTAGGCGGAATATTACTTCGTATCCTGCCCTTGCAATCATCGTTCGCAAGAGGAGCTATGTTAGGCATGGGGGCGCATGGAGCAGGAGTCGCCAAGGCAAGAGAGTTCGGCAAGGAAGAAGAAGCCGTAGCCGGACTGGTTATGGTCCTTGCCGGAGTCACCTGCGCATTGATCGGATTAGTAGTTACCATGCTCGGGATATAA